Proteins from a genomic interval of Thamnophis elegans isolate rThaEle1 chromosome 2, rThaEle1.pri, whole genome shotgun sequence:
- the LOC116504427 gene encoding butyrophilin subfamily 1 member A1-like — protein MEDAEGYMVIEPSRHTYMDALSKKMEGPSKCCRITLWIILGVSIALNVALIVLLIVFQAKSVLNPSTSTNACELIPGSATDSVTFDPDTAHRRLIISSNRKTASWGAEERPLPDSDKRFDRRVWVLGQNAFQSGKHCWEVEIKHNGEWGVGVARGSVKRKGLTAFSPQEGIWAIGAYGGRENYIAFTEPQHTRLPFGKKPWRIRVFVDYIYQQVEFFNIETKATMFFFPNASFSGERIYPWFRVWDGTELALHP, from the exons ATGGAAGATGCAGAGGGTTACATGGTAATAGAACCTTCCAGACATACCTACATGGACGCTTTATCCAAGAAGATGGAAG GTCCTTCGAAATGCTGCCGAATCACACTCTGGATCATACTGGGAGTTAGCATTGCTTTGAATGTGGCCCTAATAGTTCTTCTGATAG tatttcagGCAAAAAGTGTTTTGAACCCATCAACTTCAACCAATGCATGCGAATTGATCCCAGGTAGTGCAACag ATTCTGTGACCTTTGACCCAGACACTGCTCATCGCCGCCTTATCATTTCCAGCAATCGGAAAACTGCGTCATGGGGAGCGGAAGAACGACCACTTCCAGATAGCGATAAAAGATTTGACAGACGGGTGTGGGTTCTGGGCCAGAATGCGTTTCAGTCAGGAAAACACTGTTGGGAGGTAGAAATAAAACACAATGGAGAATGGGGTGTGGGAGTTGCCAGGGGGTCAGTGAAGAGAAAAGGATTGACTGCTTTTAGCCCCCAAGAAGGCATCTGGGCCATTGGAGCATATGGGGGGAGAGAAAATTACATAGCTTTTACTGAACCACAACACACCAGACTTCCTTTTGGAAAGAAGCCCTGGAGGATTCGTGTGTTTGTGGATTACATCTATCAACAGGTAGAATTTTTCAACATAGAAACGAAAGCTACCATGTTCTTCTTCCCAAACGCATCCTTCTCGGGAGAAAGAATCTACCCCTGGTTCCGGGTTTGGGATGGAACTGAGCTGGCCCTTCATCCCTAA